A DNA window from Cutaneotrichosporon cavernicola HIS019 DNA, chromosome: 2 contains the following coding sequences:
- the RGR1 gene encoding uncharacterized protein (Mediator complex subunit MED14), translated as MSAFTNQRPPAGAHSGQQPSAGPSALSGPSGPLHEQPQPVASSSRNPQLGPHPYFRYPTPSTEHIEDELPPYWEEENVPLGPLLDRLARKSYSDMRMLVEKTLPPLAPRQKPKHVIEYAKTTRQAVLKYLAVLRWKTSVDLATATQPQANGHPAAAAFPTPLSNGESNDTSPVSYPLKGKARVDGTAEEPVVRGKVTDARRIQHFLEHQNQQQEAAITHLRHVTGMIDMLRERNADLLTALAVQSTGTYSRLPSQLMDWIPRPPLKPPVVLDTVGRLNDHTLYRLRCIDYVPPDMVVERVTDGRVYVRGGGENGWVAQLSLEGFEDDSKWWLCGFEWAWKVDGAEAAKPFSAQELLQILNMCNQEVLVAQEVEEHQEQEGKTDGNESTVDAPLVRVYNFLQHLSLAYQLEALYSQALAMTQGRWRGQLQVEIDRTKKELRLRYWIRQRPQAPALVAPGSMRPQPPQSASSSSNKGPMVGGTITIALAEAATPMSEAERVLREVAVCGVEPVDRTVRFELGIKWEVGEAGAGGGLRAGEAMDASGLRIDPSSLSMKGIVTTATRAHAAHLSRVNTALLLTNERLILDPHNPPRMEESESSSTRPVCLIVPLPSRGQLSVSVSSISGLLEIEDSIARDNGQVMENNRTLRAKLATNSSNEQKTRLADDVYRLVSAIIVEDIEDNLRQLGLHPLRRVALRTNDTKSDLHPSSTVFVPLPVSQNHYFVAKVTTKGIAYELLKLLRVPMEGNGGMRMSVGDRIPIDLAKLVERRAAKGAKRGLDAEDAVTELDVLKWESRSEKSCPFQVHARDLQDMFTYCNALVAQTMVEQQLKDRGIPYTTQFPEENDFAAPRSRSALAGMIPNICVNASHLFKDGRAAEVASPKVFLVIKNWWSGTQCSIETIVRLRHQPSLDSQPAAPVVRATDAGRSEGITFDQNTLTVRFHAPSIARCVPDFLEQWERLSKVIVVAGEVNRLNKQEEFRDIRMLSFDLCTASVQYAPGFNVAITYTPTSDSYEASFSRAGLNSATPAPTGTLPTDSGDNPHAALAPLLSAHLNELTQLAPVGGRGHAGRDFLQLLRTTLPLLLEAEALRVARASPYPALVVRSVTEYRLVWDHEGSTPARYALDVLLTQTCGARFLLCDATRRKDVPDDLTCGPLTPIPNIGNAMLKGFQAAKIAKVSTPCGPAGTPRTPNPKTPKTPREGRLAVKSIAPAMPPAARLDGGESMVCSVGVMHDVLRAISNEIEIAIGGVPTGPGSVRG; from the exons ATGTCGGCCTTCACCAACCAGAGGCCACCTGCAGGTGCTCACTCGGGCCAGCAGCCGTCCGCCGGGCCGTCTGCATTGAGTGGTCCCTCTGGTCCTCTCCACGAGCAACCACAGCCtgtcgcctcgtcctctcgCAACCCCCAGCTCGGGCCGCACCCATACTTCCGCTACCCCACTCCCAGTACCGAGCACATTGAGGATGAGTTACCGCCGTactgggaggaggagaatgTCCCCCTGGGGCCATTGTTggaccgcctcgcgcgcaagaGCTACAGCGACATGCGCATGCTCGTCGAAAAGAC cctACCTCCACTGGCGCCGCGGCAGAAGCCAAAACATGTCATCGAGTATGCCAAAACAACCCGCCAGGCCGTCCTCAAGTACCTCGCCGTTTTAAGGTGGAAGACGAGTGTTGACTTGGCTACGGCCACGCAGCCCCAGGCGAACGGTCATCCGGCTGCGGCCGCGTTCCCGACGCCGCTCTCGAATGGCGAGTCCAACGACACTTCGCCTGTCTCGTACCcgctcaagggcaaggcgcgAGTTGATGGCACGGCTGAGGAGCCGGTCGTGCGCGGCAAGGTCACGGACGCGAGACGCATCCAGCACTTTCTGGAGCACCAGAACCAGCAGCAGGAGGCCGCCATCACCCATCTCCGACATGTAACCGGGATGATCGACATGttgcgcgagcgcaacgccgacctcctcacagccctcgccgtccagTCCACAGGGACGTACTCGCGGCTTCCGTCGCAACTCATGGACTGGAtcccgcgcccgccgctcAAGCCACCCGTCGTATTGGACACTGTCGGGCGACTTAACGACCACACCCTCTACCGGCTGCGATGTATCGACTATGTTCCGCCGGATATGgtggtcgagcgcgtcacCGACGGACGCGTCTACGTCcgtggtggaggggagAATGGATGGGTTGCCCAGCTCTCACTGGAAGGCTTCGAAGACGATTCCAAGTGGTGGCTCTGTGGTTTCGAATGGGCTTGGAAGGTtgatggcgccgaggcaGCGAAGCCGTTTTCTGCCCAAGAGCTGCTCCAGATCCTGAATATGTGCAACCAGGAGGTCCTCGTAGCACAGGAGGTCGAAGAACaccaggagcaggagggAAAGACCGATGGCAACGAGTCCACAGTGGACGCGCCGCTGGTGCGAGTATACAACTTCTTGC aacATTTGTCGCTTGCTTACCAACTCGAGGCCCTCTACTCGCAGGCTCTGGCCATGACCCAGGGCCGATGGCGGGGACAGCTCCAAGTTGAGATCGACCGAACAAAGAAGGAGCTCCGATTGAGGTACTGGAT ccgcCAGCGGCCACAAGCGCCAGCACTAGTTGCGCCAGGCAGTATGCGACCTCAGCCGCCACAGAGCGCCAGTTCGTCGAGCAACAAAGGGCCAATGGTTGGTGGGACCATTACGATCGCActggcggaggcggcgacgccgatgagcgaggccgagcgtgTCCTGCGGGAAGTAGCCGTCTGCGGAGTCGAGCCAGTGGACCGAACAGTACGGTTCGAGCTGGGGATCAAGTGGGAGGTTGGAGAAGCGGGAGCGGGTGGCGGGCTTAGGGCTGGAGAGGCCATGGACGCGTCTGGCTTGAGGATC GATCCATCGTCCCTGAGCATGAAGGGAATCGTCACGACGGCAACGCGAGCACATGCGGCTCATCTGTCACGGGTGAATACGGCGCTACTGTTGACAAACGAGCGGCTCATCTTGGACCCACACAACCCTCCGCGGATGGAGGAGTCTGAGTCTTCGAGCACCCGGCCAGTGTGTCTAATCGTTCCCTTGCCGTCGCGGGGACAGCTGTCGGTCTCTGtgtcctcgatctcggggTTACTCGAGATCGAAGATTCGATCGCGCGCGACAACGGCCAGGTCATGGAGAACAACCGCACGTTGCGCGCAAAGCTGGCGACGAACTCATCCAACGAACAGAAGACCAGGTTGGCAGACGACGTGTACCGGCTAGTCTCGGCTATCATCGTGGAGGACATCGAAGACAATCTGCGCCAGTTGGGCCTGCACCCCCTACGCCGCGTCGCCTTGCGCACAAACGACACCAAGTCCGACTTGCATCCGTCTTCAACTGTGTTTGTACCACTGCCCGTATCCCAGAACCACTACTTTGTCGCCAAGGTCACGACCAAGGGCATCGCGTATGAGCTTCTCAAGCTGTTGCGTGTACCCATGGAAGGCAATGGAGGCATGAGGATGTCGGTTGGCGACCGGATCCCCATCGACTTGGCCAAACTGGttgagcggcgcgcggccaagggcgccaagcgcggtctcgacgccgaggatgcTGTCACTGAATTGGACGTCCTCAAGTGGGAGAGCAGATCGGAAAAGAGCTGCCCCTTCCAGGTACACGCGCGGGACCTGCAGGACATGTTCACGTACTGcaacgcgctcgtcgcgcagaCCATGGTCGAGcagcagctcaaggaccgTGGTATCCCTTACACAACCCAGTTCCCTGAGGAGAACGACTTTGCCGCGCCGCGAAGCCGCTCGGCGCTTGCTGGCATGATTCCGAACATCTGCGTCAACGCCAGCCACTTGTTCAAAGACGGGCGCGCAGCCGAGGTCGCATCGCCCAAGgtcttcctcgtcatcaaGAATTGGTGGTCGGGGACGCAGTGCAGCATCGAGACGATCGTGCGTCTTCGCCACCAGCCGTCGTTGGATAGCCAGCCCGCGGCACCCGTGGTCCGCGCCACCGACGCTGGGCGCTCTGAGGGCATCACGTTCGACCAGAACACTCTTACTGTTCGGTTCCATGCGCCGAGCATCGCGCGTTGTGTGCCCGACTTCCTGGAGCAATGGGAGCGCCTCAGCAAGGTCATCGTTGTGgccggcgagg TCAACCGCCTCAACAAGCAGGAGGAGTTCAGGGACATCCGTATGCTCTCGTTCGATCTGTGCACAGCAAGCGTGCAGTACGCACCGGGGTTCAACGTGGCGATAACATATACGCCGACGTCGGACTCTTACGAGGCATCCTTCTCCAGGGCAGGGCTAAACAGTGCAACGCCTGCACCGACTGGGACATTGCCTACGGACAGCGGCGACAACCCTCACGCAGCGTTGGCGCCGCTGCTTTCAGCGCACCTGAACGAGCTGACGCAGCTCGCACCAGTGGGAGGGCGCGGGCATGCTGGGCGTGACTTCCTGCAGCTACTGCGCACGacgctcccgctcctcctcgaggcggaggcgctgCGCGTGGCCCGCGCCAGTCCTTACCCCGCGCTCGTAGTGCGCAGCGTGACCGAGTATCGCTTGGTGTGGGACCACGAAGGGTCAACGCCAGCACGCTATGCACTTGACGTGCTCCTCACGCAGACCTGCGGTGCGCGCTTCCTGCTCTgcgacgcgacgaggcgcaaGGACGTCCCCGACGACCTGACGTGCGGGCCACTCACCCCGATCCCGAATATCGGTAACGCGATGCTCAAGGGGTTCCAGGCGGCCAAGATCGCAAAGGTCTCCACGCCATGTGGACCGGCTGGCACGCCACGTacgcccaaccccaagaCGCCCAAGACGCCAAGGGAGGGCCGTCTGGCGGTCAAGAGCATTGCGCCAGCCATGCCGCCGGCCGCGCGCCTggatggcggcgagagcATGGTCTGCTCCGTGGGGGTCATGCACGACGTGCTGCGCGCCATCTCGAACGAGATCGAGATTGCGATTGGCGGTGTTCCAACGGGGCCGGGGAGTGTGCGGGGTTAG
- the oca3 gene encoding uncharacterized protein (TPR-like protein): protein MSQADIDQLASWRTLGARNSQQVVDLAPKVLAAGGLGDAEWSVREQLAIAALDLGQISLANAQIRTLETRFPKSPRVDILLGLKLEALGEPLRAGAVYKQLLMKDETNVSARQRFIALAPNREETITRLLKYLDIFYADPQGWSLLAELYADAGAYAQSLTALGHLMVLQTWDSMAVVRAAETAYTIGDYQLALKYFLRAVEMETPPTGNPDGHRTRAWWGVQMSSRRLLESTAKRIDSAVPDRSTTSRAQLEKLNALATERILAIGGAGMQVRRAVLAG from the exons ATGTCCCAAGCCGACATCGACCAGCTCGCAAGCTGGCGTACTCTTGGCGCCCGCAACTCTCAGCAGGTCGTAGACCTCGCGCCGAAAGTCCTCGCAGCCGGAGGGCTAGGTGACGCAG AATGGAGTGTACGCGAGCAACTGGCAATTGCAGCACTTGATCTCGGCCAAAtctcgctcgccaac GCGCAAATTCGCACACTCGAGACTCGCTTTCCCAAGTCGCCGCGCGTCGATATCCTCCTgggcctcaagctcgaggcacTCGGGGAGCCTCtccgcgccggcgcagtGTACAAGCAGCTTCTGATGAAGGACGAGACGAATGTTTCGGCGCGGCAGCGGTTTATTGCCCTGGCACCGAACCGAGAGGAGACGATCACTCGCCTCCTCAAGTACCTCGACATTTTCTATGCCGATCCACAGGGCTGGAGCCTGCTGGCCGAGCTGTATGCTGATGCGGGGGCTTATGCGCAGAGCCTGACGGCACTGGGTCACCTCATGGTGCTGCAGACGTGGGATAGCATGGCGGTTGTGCGggcggccgagacggcGTACACTATTGG cgaCTACCAGCTGGCGCTCAAATACTTCCTCCGCGcggtggagatggagacgcCGCCGACTGGCAATCCCGACGGACACCGTACGCGCGCGTGGTGGGGAGTCCAGATG tcgAGCCGTCGCTTGCTCGAGTCTACGGCTAAGCGTATCGACAGTGCTGTTCCAGATCGCTCCACGACCAGCCGCGCGCAGCTTGAGAAGCTCAATGCCCTCGCGACTGAACGTATCTTGGCCATCGGTGGGGCGGGGATGCAGGTGCGTCGCGCGGTGCTGGCTGGGTAG
- a CDS encoding uncharacterized protein (Protein of unknown function (DUF563)), whose translation MASLYTRGLRPSRRDLMIVLLTLGVAFIWLGNPKPSQRADNNSLADGSRGSSLGSLWGGGKSDCPPTQHVTFEETVKKAGFVRTPGSTESDNEQFKHLNTKMLGHTPGWTMFEQLYLFNGQLYVVTPNRGDWPELRMLTSTGVGANSDPGNAQAREPTGGEIIFIQADEAYRIWGDNVYRMRGMTWLWNDGNFIDHYYHFAAELLLGTWRVHATLDQHIAADAHSSLEPPARAWFLHHEPDQWRDHPRFNPTIMYGCFPNTALLFPKEMDDIRQITSSDYRKKAYVLDRAILADRSAAFRGPHTGSTSRTVAGATAFGNVSRWWWEPIRRQVLTFSEVPEDIINRNLEGYGAVDPVEWEGKTAAEIGYTPLKPAGDYKPVVTYISRQKSKRRLTPDSHTKLVAALEAKAKKVGFELIVVEAERYTKEEQFAISGKTTIMLGVHGNGLSHLLWMPATPRSAVIEMFYRGGFARDYQWTAHALGIRHFAVQHDQYRTSPNLYRVEYPEGFQGNQITVDAATVADLIEARLTGKA comes from the exons ATGGCATCACTATACACGCGCGGGTTACGCCCATCGCGTCGCGATCTCATGatcgtcctcctcacccttgGTGTCGCCTTCATCTGGCTCGGTAACCCGAAACCCTCGCAGCGCGCAGACAACAACTCTCTCGCGGACGGGAGCAGGGGGAGCTCGCTGGGAAGCTTGTGGGGCGGAGGCAAGAGCGACTGCCCACCTACTCAACACGTAACGTTTGAGGAGACGGTCAAGAAGGCCGGCTTTGTGCGGACGCCTGGGTCGACCGAGTCCGACAACGAGCAGTTTAAGCACCTCAACACCAAAATGCTCGGGCACACACCAGGGTGGACCATGTTCGAACAGCTGTATCTCTTCAACGGGCAGCTCTACGTTGTAAC cccTAACCGCGGCGACTGGCCCGAGTTGCGCATGCTCACATCGACTGGCGTTGGTGCGAACAGCGACCCCGGGAACGCGCAAGCGCGTGAGCCGACGGGTGGCGAGATCATCTTCATccaggccgacgaggcgtaTAGAATCTGGGGCGACAATGTGTACCGCATGCGCGGCATGACCTGGCTCTGGAACGACGGCAACT TCATCGACCACTACTACCACTTTGCCGCAGAGCTGCTTCTGGGCACGTGGCGCGTGCACGCCACTCTGGACCAGCACATCGCCGCTGATGCCCACTCGAGTCTAGAGCCACCCGCTCGCGCGTGGTTCCTCCACCACGAGCCAGACCAGTGGCGCGACCACCCCAGGTTCAACCCGACAATCATGTACGGGTGCTTCCCGAACACGGCACTTCTCTTCCCCAAGGAAATGGACGACATTCGCCAGATCACTTCCAGCGACTACCGCAAGAAGGCATATGTGCTCGACAGGGCAATCCTGGCCGACCGCTCAGCCGCATTCCGTGGCCCCCACACTGGCTCGACATCCCGCACCGTGGCTGGTGCGACCGCGTTCGGCAACGTGAGCCgttggtggtgggagcCAATCCGCCGGCAGGTCCTCACTTTCTCCGAGGTGCCCGAGGACATCATCAATCGCAACCTCGAGGGGTACGGTGCGGTCGACCCCGTCGAGTGGGAGGGCAAGACGGCGGCCGAGATCGGGTACACGCCCCTCAAGCCGGCTGGAGACTACAAGCCTGTTGTGACATACATCTCGCGCCAGAAGTCGAAGCGCCGTCTCACACCTGACTCGCATACCAAGCTCgttgccgcgctcgaggcgaaGGCGAAGAAGGTTGGGTTTGAGCTgattgtcgtcgaggctgagcggtataccaaggaggagcagtTTGCCATTTCTGGCAAGACGACTATCATGCTCGGCGTTCACGGCAACGGCCTGTCGCACCTTCTCTGGATGCCAGCGACCCCAAGGTCAGCTGTTATCGAGATGTTCTACCGCGGTGGATTTGCGCGCGACT ACCAATGGACCGCGCACGCCCTTGGCATCCGCCACTTCGCCGTTCAGCACGACCAGTATCGCACTTCGCCCAACCTCTACCGTGTCGAGTATCCCGAAGGCTTCCAAGGGAACCAGATTACGGTCGACGCGGCAACCGTGGCCGACCTGATAGAGGCGCGGTTGACAGGCAAGGCGTag
- the SRP68 gene encoding uncharacterized protein (Signal-recognition-particle assembly has a crucial role in targeting secretory proteins to the rough endoplasmic reticulum membrane) gives MTDVSFKALNLLSRERAVYGLRNGDYERYRHHCANKIHRLRQVTGLTNGKGKQFKKAPAVTAETVTDVRHLHLVLFSAERALTYSHELKALAGKPNAPSSARREQISWLRRALKLASSLHDTANTLATSDRLNQRTLAELTIYHLSVRAELSFERGAYAEVLSELAARRRLLDTLASAARDSYDQALATEFIDAYDPLIRFSAYKLGRAESHDIDGVVADIDVDMMEEASPGLGRLVESLRAETGAAELEAGRRTLADVEFAGDRVEFRSAELVAAMIKVQEALGRLTKGSGKAIGRGGMKGWDRVLGVLGEAEGTARHLLDDHEATASSTLRSTRTTQSLSFAHQYIVFLLLTHRIRRDLLLVDTIASSPSSLPADATVFKVPGGRAKLEEAVKGLAAVIKLYDTVLQSLSQARSLAIVEEKDGVRRAAEAAEAYFTATRCYNLARLHCVHPTPSYASAVQLLERAARNVASAREALKEGGLAEEIVPLSKEQVDALGESVDALALAAKRALFAHTVTKPVFYDSAFNYVDLPMEELLDNAGKGLPKLAPAPIPIAAPVPAKVTPSSPVREKREATPQPAFKEEEEVPAGKKGGWLGGWFGRS, from the exons ATGACCGACGTCTCGTTCAAAG cgctcaacctcctcagCCGGGAGCGGGCTGTGTACGGGCTCCGGAATGGCGATTATGAGCGATACCG ccacCACTGCGCTAACAAGATCCACCGCCTGCGTCAAGTTACAGGACTAACTAATGGCAAGGGAAAGCAGTTCAAGAAGGCGCCGGCTGTGACGGCTGAGACGGTGACTGATGTCCG ccacctccacctcgtcctcttctccgccgagcgcgctcTCACCTACTCgcacgagctcaaggcgctcgcgggCAAGCCCAACGCACCCTCGTCAGCCCGCCGCGAACAGATCTCGTggctgcgccgcgcactCAagctcgcctcgtcgctgcACGACACTGCGAATACTCTTGCGACCTCGGACCGCCTGAACCAGCGCACGCTCGCGGAACTCACGATCTACCACCTcagcgtgcgcgccgagctgtcGTTCGAGCGGGGCGCCTATGCCGAGGTCCTTtccgagctcgccgcccgtcgccgctTGCTCGACACGCTTGCCAGTGCCGCGCGTGACTCGTATGACCAGGCTCTCGCGACCGAGTTCATCGACGCGTACGACCCACTCATCCGCTTCAGCGCGTACAAGCTCGGCCGTGCCGAGTCGCACGACATTGACGGTGTCGTCGCGgacatcgacgtcgacatgaTGGAGGAGGCATCGCCGGGACTCGGCAGGCTCGTCGAGTCGCTCCGTGCTGAGACGGGTGCggctgagctcgaggccggccgccgcacgctggccgacgtcgagttCGCCGGCGACAGGGTCGAGTTCCGTagcgccgagctcgtcgcggctATGATCAAGGTCCAGGAGGCTCTTGGTCGCCTCACCAAGGGATCTGGTAAGGCCATTGGCCGTGGAGGCATGAAGGGATGGGACCGCGTTCTCGgtgtcctcggcgaggctgAGGGTACTGCacgccacctcctcgacgaccacgAGGCGACGGCCAGCAGCACGCTGCGGTCGACCCGCACGACACAGAGTCTGTCGTTCGCACATCAGTACATTGTGTTCCTGCTCCTGACCCACCGTATCCGCCGCGACCTCCTGCTCGTCGACACgatcgcgtcctcgccgagcagctTACCGGCCGACGCGACGGTATTCAAGGTGCCCGGCGGGCGCGCtaagctcgaggaggccgtcaagggcCTCGCCGCTGTTATCAAGCTATATGACACGGTGCTGCAGTCGCTGTCGCAAGCGCGCTCTCTCGCTATCGTGGAAGAGAAGGACGGCGTGCGTCGCGCGGCCGAAGCCGCCGAGGCCTATTTCACTGCCACGCGCTGCTACAACCTCGCACGCCTGCACTGCGTGCACCCAACGCCGTCGTATGCATCGGCCGTGCAGCTCCTGGAGCGTGCGGCTCGGAACGTCGCtagcgcgcgcgaggcacTCAAGGAGGGCGGACTGGCGGAGGAGATTGTCCCCCTGTCCAAGGAGCAGGTGGACGCGCTGGGCGAGAGCGTCGACGCacttgcgcttgcggccaagcgcgctCTGTTCGCACACACCGTCACCAAGCCTGTGTTCTACGACTCGGCGTTCAACTACGTCGACCTGCCGATGGAGGAGTTACTCGACAATGCTGGTAAGGGCCTGCCGAAGCTCGCGCCAGCTCCCATTCCCATCGCGGCACCAGTGCCCGCCAAGGTGACGCCATCGTCGCCTGTCAGAGAAAAGCGCGAGGCGACGCCACAGCCCGCCTtcaaggaagaggaggaggtgccggcgggcaagaagggcggCTGGCTCGGGGGTTGGTTTGGCCGTAGCTAG
- the lsm7 gene encoding uncharacterized protein (snRNP Sm proteins): MSSRGRGGYRGRGGGQRPDERKKREAILNLALYVDKSIRVTLLGGRAVTGTLKGYDQLMNLVMDDVVEHYENNEMPERTLGLVVLRGPNVVLVSPTDGLAEIENPFA; the protein is encoded by the exons ATGTCATCAAGG ggacgaggaggatatcgcgggcgtggtggtggccaGCGTCCTGACGAGCGTaagaagcgcgaggcgatcctcaacctcgcgctTTATGTCGACAAGAGTATCCGGGTTACGCTGCTGGGTGGGCGGGCTG TCACCGGCACGCTCAAGGGATACGACCAGTTGATGAACCTCGTGATGGACGACGTTGTCGAGCACTACGAGA acaACGAGATGCCGGAGCGcaccctcggcctcgtcgtgcTCCGCGGCCCCAACGTCGTTCTCGTCTCCCCGACCGACGGGCTGGCCG aaaTCGAGAACCCCTTCGCGTAG